The Spirochaetota bacterium genomic sequence ATCATATATTTCAAATATTAAGAATTATGTGGATTTCAATCTTATAAAAAAGAGGAAATGGAATATCATAGTGGACTGTTTCAACGGTTCCACATCTTATGTCTTTCCTGAGTTGTTATCAAGCGTTGGTTGCGAGGTTATTGTTCTACGTGGGCAGATAAAGGAGTTTCTAAGTGAGGAAGAGGTGAAAAATGAAACTAGAAAAGCGATAGAGAATATTGTAGCTATGGCAAAGGCGAACAAGGAGGTTGGAGTAATTATTGGGCCACATGGTGAATACCTGACTATTGTTGATGAGACTGGCAACATCCTATCCAATGATGATATAAGCGCTATTCTGTGTATATATTATCTGAAATATAGGAATGAGAAGATCATTAACATCCCTGTTACATCCTCTATGATTATTGACGAAATTGCATATTCTTATGGTGGAAAGGTTATTCGAATAAGCTCTAAGATGAGATCGCCGGTTGACACTAACGACTTGTTTCTTAAAGGCACTTCTGGCCGGTATCCTTATCTTGAAAGGGATTATGATCCTATGATAACCTTTTTGAAAATTCTAGAATTCGCAACATTAGAGGATACAACGCTATACGAATTGAGAGAGAGCCTTCCCAAAAGTAACATATTAAGGGTATCAATTCCATGTTCAATTGATGAAAAAGCAACGATAATGAATAGTCTGACTGCAAAGACTGATACTGATAATATTGATATGATTGATGGAGTAAGGATTAATAAGGAGGATGCCTGGATACTAATATTGCCAGATGCCACACAGCCATTAATTCATCTATATGCTGAAAGCAAAAATATTCATAGTCGAGAAAAGATAATAGAGGAATACGCACTCAGAATAAAACAATTTAAGAATTCATCCTAGTATCTGTTCAAAGGAAGGACTACCCTATCTCTATAATTGATTCAGGTAATTATTTTTGTTTTTCTTGCCATAGAATATATCTTGAACATTTAAATTTTATAATAAAATCCTTGGGAGTAAGTGGATGTATGAGGTAAATTGGGAGAGATTGATTAAAAGGTTCGTCGATTTAGTAAAAATCCCCTCCCCAAGTTGGGATGAGGGTGGGGTGATCTCCTATATCATAGATGTATTAGAGGATTTAGGCATTTATTATGAGAAGCATAAGTGTAATGATTCATATAATCTCCTTGCAAGACTTGATGGAAAGGATAATATGGGTTTGCCCATCCTTTTCGTTTGTCATATGGATACTGTAACGCCCTGTGAGAATGTAAAACCAATAATAACAGCAACAAAAATATCATCTGATGGAACAACCATACTTGGTGCTGATGATAAGGCTGCAATAGCTTCTTTTCTCGAGGCATTACATTTTATTAAGGAGAGCAAGATACCTCATGGGAGAATCGAGTTCCTTTTCTCCTGTGCTGAGGAGGTTGGTCTTCAGGGTATTAAGGGGTTTGATTTATCGTTACTAGATGCTAAATACGCCTTTGTCTTTGACAGCGATGGGGAAATAGGAGGGATTACACTCAAGGCTCCATTTCATATCACGATGGAAGTAGCAATAAGGGGTAAATCTTCACATGCCGGTGTTGAGCCTGAAAAGGGGGTAAGTGCGATTAGAGTACTTGCTGAAATAATCAGCAGGATGCCGCATGGCCGGATTGATGAGGAGACTACCGTAAATGTAGGCAGCATATCCGGAGGTGGCGCGACAAATATTGTTGCCGAGAGCGCCAAGTTTAATCTTGAAGCAAGATCAATAAATAGAAGTAGGCTTAGATCGCTTGAATCAGAGATTAGGGATATAATAATGGATGTATCAAGGGGTTATCGAGCAAAAGCGAATATTGAAAGAAGAGTCGACTATTCAGGATTTTCGATAAAAGAGAATGAAGGGATTGTAAAAATAGTAAATACAGCAATAGAGAAAATCGGATTAAAACCTGAATACAGGACCTCTGGAGGAGGTAGCGATACTAATATTATAAATAAGGCTGGGATTAAGGCTGTAAATCTATCTATAGGGATGAAAAACGCTCATACCAAAAAAGAATACATTCTTATCAAAAATATTCAAAGAGGTGCTATGCTTGTTCTCTCAATAATTGAGTCAGTGAATAAAAATCCACACTCTATTTGATATGCGATAGGATTAGGTATAGGTTAATGAGAGTAATACTTTGCCGTCTCCTTTATCAGCTTTTTAGCTGTTTCTATAACAAAGGGATCATAGCTTTTCTTGCAATATACAGTATGATTTATTATTGGACTCACCCTGCCAGTTCCAAGATTATAGTATTTTATATGAAAAGCGATGTCTGCTCCATCAACAGGGTGATGAGAGAAGAAATAGCTTACCCTCACCATTGTAGGTTCATCGGTATCCTTCATAGAAATCCTGAATCCATGTCTAACCTTGGTAATGTTTGAAGGAGTCTTCATCAACTGCCTTGCATATAGTAATCCTTCGGGATTCGGGGATATGGTATCACTCTTCCCATTGAGAATTTCTTCTTTCATTTTTGCATACTTCTCTTGGTTACAGTACTCATTTGGTTTTGGTTCAATATCGATTCTATTTAAGTCAACCAACCAATGAGCCACAATATCAACCTTCCCATCCACATTACTATCAGTGATTAGGGTAATAGTTCTCTCCTTGGATCGGAAATTGCCAATAACTATATTGCTCTTCTTCCCGATTGCTTGATAGATTGCATAATTTTCATTT encodes the following:
- a CDS encoding M20/M25/M40 family metallo-hydrolase, producing MYEVNWERLIKRFVDLVKIPSPSWDEGGVISYIIDVLEDLGIYYEKHKCNDSYNLLARLDGKDNMGLPILFVCHMDTVTPCENVKPIITATKISSDGTTILGADDKAAIASFLEALHFIKESKIPHGRIEFLFSCAEEVGLQGIKGFDLSLLDAKYAFVFDSDGEIGGITLKAPFHITMEVAIRGKSSHAGVEPEKGVSAIRVLAEIISRMPHGRIDEETTVNVGSISGGGATNIVAESAKFNLEARSINRSRLRSLESEIRDIIMDVSRGYRAKANIERRVDYSGFSIKENEGIVKIVNTAIEKIGLKPEYRTSGGGSDTNIINKAGIKAVNLSIGMKNAHTKKEYILIKNIQRGAMLVLSIIESVNKNPHSI